Proteins encoded within one genomic window of Armatimonadota bacterium:
- a CDS encoding TspO/MBR family protein, with product MKYLALLMFVLVSLSVGAIGGLATGSSVKTWYPEIIKPSWNPPSWLFGPVWTALFILIGVSAWRVWLSGQFWGAPAAIFVVQFIFNLAWSWLFFAQRRPDLAFLDIVALWLSIVAMLATFWKIDRPAGWLLVPYIMWVSFASVLNFSIWMLNRAVR from the coding sequence ATGAAATATCTCGCACTCTTGATGTTTGTGCTTGTATCATTATCCGTCGGAGCCATTGGTGGACTAGCTACTGGTTCGTCTGTCAAAACGTGGTACCCCGAGATCATCAAGCCTAGTTGGAACCCGCCTTCTTGGCTTTTCGGGCCTGTCTGGACTGCCCTTTTTATCCTCATCGGAGTTTCGGCCTGGCGAGTCTGGTTGTCGGGTCAGTTTTGGGGTGCTCCAGCTGCCATATTTGTTGTCCAGTTCATCTTCAACCTTGCCTGGTCCTGGCTCTTCTTCGCACAGCGACGACCAGATTTGGCGTTTCTAGACATTGTCGCCTTATGGCTTTCCATTGTCGCGATGCTAGCGACCTTCTGGAAGATTGATCGTCCGGCTGGTTGGCTACTCGTCCCCTACATCATGTGGGTCTCCTTTGCATCTGTCCTCAACTTCTCAATATGGATGCTGAACCGGGCAGTACGCTAG
- a CDS encoding CsbD family protein gives MESGRVAEYVNNDTANDALDDMVGAGAHDKVEGKSKEVIGVAKQALGEATNDTELKSEGAAEEAEGKLQQLAGHAKDAAENAAEAIADGAHQASEAVKRAIKGA, from the coding sequence ATGGAATCAGGCAGAGTAGCTGAGTATGTGAATAACGACACAGCAAACGACGCACTGGACGATATGGTAGGCGCTGGCGCTCATGACAAAGTGGAAGGCAAATCGAAAGAAGTCATCGGAGTCGCCAAGCAAGCGCTTGGAGAAGCAACCAACGACACTGAGCTTAAATCAGAAGGTGCTGCCGAAGAAGCCGAAGGCAAACTTCAACAACTTGCTGGACATGCCAAAGATGCAGCCGAGAATGCAGCCGAGGCAATTGCAGACGGCGCCCACCAAGCAAGCGAAGCAGTCAAAAGGGCTATCAAGGGAGCTTGA
- a CDS encoding DNA starvation/stationary phase protection protein: MNHFIPIEKQLANSVAGVLDPILLDQLELYTHVKAAHWNLRDANFIVVHRFLDEVAAEVNESGDMIAERIRQLGTAVNAPSSRFSAEERLRSFPIGELTAKAALTALCESFSDSLKGIRLGIEATAKKPTDEPVTNDILIGIAEEYEKLLWMLDSHRGN, translated from the coding sequence ATGAACCACTTCATCCCTATCGAAAAGCAACTTGCCAACTCCGTTGCAGGGGTGCTCGACCCTATCCTACTGGATCAGCTTGAACTGTACACCCACGTCAAGGCGGCACATTGGAACTTGAGAGATGCAAATTTCATTGTTGTCCATCGGTTTCTGGATGAGGTCGCAGCGGAGGTCAACGAATCTGGCGATATGATTGCGGAGCGGATAAGGCAGCTTGGCACCGCCGTGAATGCTCCCTCAAGTCGCTTCTCAGCCGAAGAGCGTCTAAGATCGTTTCCAATTGGGGAACTCACTGCGAAGGCGGCACTTACTGCTCTTTGCGAGTCATTCTCCGACTCGCTTAAAGGCATTCGTTTAGGGATCGAAGCCACAGCAAAAAAGCCCACGGATGAACCTGTAACGAACGATATTCTGATTGGGATCGCCGAGGAATACGAAAAGTTGCTCTGGATGCTGGATTCGCATCGGGGCAACTAG
- a CDS encoding substrate-binding domain-containing protein codes for MKTKTASLALAIISLSLVVGCGSTKDSSAPSTTAPTTSAGAKTKLVFIPKSAGNPYFAQVESGFKSSADQFGVDFTSQAPSSADATSQLSVIKDQTQRGAEVIVISPNSPDALNETLDQAAAKGVVIITADSDLTGNESHRSVGVVPVDFSTIGPEQVELLGSQINYEGEIAILSATSDAPNQNAWIEGMKKALAEPKFAKMKLVEIVYGDDEPQKSTTECEALLTKHPNLKGMIVPTSVGLAAAAQVLTQKEIAPGAKNAKSGGLVLTGLGTPNELRKAVESGVVAKFQLWDPADIGIVAAYVGTQVKSKKLDAKPGTKFEVPGKGSFEIKEKNIVVAGKLVTFSKENIGQYKF; via the coding sequence ATGAAAACAAAAACCGCCTCCCTTGCACTCGCCATTATTTCGCTGTCGCTCGTTGTCGGCTGCGGAAGCACGAAAGATTCATCGGCACCCTCGACGACTGCACCGACGACTTCGGCAGGGGCGAAGACTAAATTGGTGTTCATCCCCAAGAGCGCGGGAAATCCTTACTTTGCTCAGGTCGAGTCAGGTTTCAAATCAAGCGCCGACCAGTTTGGAGTCGATTTCACGTCCCAAGCGCCGAGTTCGGCAGACGCTACGTCGCAGTTGTCGGTGATCAAAGATCAAACTCAGCGCGGAGCAGAGGTGATCGTGATTTCTCCGAACAGCCCGGATGCACTGAACGAAACTCTCGACCAAGCGGCCGCTAAAGGGGTCGTGATCATCACTGCCGACTCAGACTTGACCGGAAACGAATCGCACAGATCCGTGGGAGTTGTACCCGTCGATTTTTCGACCATCGGGCCCGAGCAAGTTGAGCTTCTGGGTTCGCAGATCAACTACGAAGGCGAGATCGCGATTCTGAGCGCAACCAGCGATGCTCCGAACCAGAACGCGTGGATTGAAGGCATGAAAAAAGCGTTGGCCGAGCCTAAGTTTGCAAAGATGAAGCTAGTCGAAATTGTCTATGGTGACGACGAACCCCAGAAGTCAACCACGGAATGCGAAGCCCTATTGACCAAGCACCCGAACCTCAAGGGCATGATCGTCCCAACTTCAGTGGGGCTTGCGGCAGCGGCCCAAGTTCTTACTCAAAAGGAGATTGCACCGGGAGCCAAGAACGCCAAGAGTGGAGGGCTGGTGCTTACGGGGCTCGGCACTCCGAACGAGCTTCGTAAAGCCGTCGAATCTGGCGTGGTTGCCAAGTTCCAGCTGTGGGATCCTGCCGATATCGGAATCGTTGCCGCGTACGTTGGGACTCAGGTTAAGTCCAAGAAGTTAGATGCCAAGCCTGGAACCAAGTTTGAAGTCCCCGGAAAAGGGTCTTTCGAGATCAAGGAAAAGAACATCGTAGTGGCCGGAAAACTGGTCACGTTTTCAAAAGAGAACATCGGGCAGTACAAGTTCTAG